A portion of the Streptomyces platensis genome contains these proteins:
- a CDS encoding Rv1733c family protein, whose translation MRGVWRWRRNPLRRRTDRIEAWVALVAALLIALGATSAGWLTGRAAQGALLETVRIQHQQRHLTWVTVERLLSRAPLDPDPETSSQRDAHRRVLARWIARDGSAHIGQLAAPRPVETGERFRIWTDGRGRVVPRPMDTSTAATHAVLAGLGTTAGVGMMIEGARRMVVWQLMVRRFRRWDQEWKRAGQDWGRADAGS comes from the coding sequence ATGAGAGGCGTATGGCGCTGGCGGCGCAATCCGCTGCGGCGCCGGACGGATCGGATCGAGGCCTGGGTGGCGCTCGTCGCGGCCCTCCTGATCGCCCTGGGGGCGACCTCCGCGGGCTGGCTCACCGGACGGGCCGCGCAGGGCGCACTGCTGGAGACCGTACGGATACAGCACCAGCAGCGGCATCTGACGTGGGTCACGGTCGAACGGCTGCTCTCCCGGGCCCCGCTCGACCCCGATCCGGAGACCTCCTCGCAGCGCGATGCGCACCGCCGGGTCCTCGCCCGTTGGATCGCCCGGGACGGCAGCGCGCATATCGGGCAGCTCGCCGCGCCCCGGCCGGTGGAGACCGGTGAGCGGTTCCGGATCTGGACGGACGGCCGGGGCCGGGTGGTGCCGCGGCCGATGGACACGAGTACGGCGGCCACCCATGCGGTGCTGGCCGGGCTGGGCACCACGGCCGGGGTCGGGATGATGATCGAGGGCGCCCGGCGGATGGTCGTCTGGCAGCTGATGGTGCGTCGTTTCCGCCGCTGGGACCAGGAGTGGAAACGGGCCGGCCAGGACTGGGGCCGGGCCGACGCGGGCAGCTGA
- a CDS encoding glutamate racemase: MKIALMDSGTGLLAAAAAMRRLRPDADLVLSSDPDGMPWGPRTPDDVTAHALAVARAAAAHRPDALIVACNTASVHALPALRAELEPQIPVIGTVPAIKPAAAGDGPVAIWATPATTGSPYQRNLIEQFGRGLEITGVPCQGLAHAVQVADEAAIDDAIAAAAHLTPRDVRTVVLGCTHYELVAERIRAALQQPGAPALVLHGSAEAVAAQALRRIGAEPAPAAAPTGALSVILSGRPAGLPAVALAYAEGRLLARSRTDLAPGAVLPAAPAPDGAAATARR, from the coding sequence GTGAAGATCGCGCTGATGGACTCCGGGACCGGGCTTCTCGCGGCGGCCGCCGCCATGCGGCGACTGCGGCCGGACGCCGATCTGGTCCTCTCCTCCGACCCCGACGGGATGCCCTGGGGCCCCCGCACCCCCGACGATGTCACCGCCCATGCGCTGGCCGTGGCCCGCGCGGCGGCCGCGCACCGCCCCGACGCCCTGATCGTCGCCTGCAATACCGCGTCCGTGCACGCGCTGCCCGCGCTCCGCGCCGAACTGGAACCGCAGATCCCGGTCATCGGCACCGTCCCGGCGATCAAGCCCGCCGCGGCCGGCGACGGCCCCGTCGCCATCTGGGCGACCCCCGCCACCACCGGCAGCCCCTACCAGCGGAATCTGATCGAACAGTTCGGGCGCGGGCTGGAGATCACCGGGGTGCCGTGCCAGGGGCTCGCCCACGCGGTCCAGGTCGCCGACGAGGCCGCGATCGACGACGCCATCGCGGCCGCCGCCCATCTCACCCCACGGGACGTACGCACCGTCGTCCTGGGCTGCACCCACTACGAGCTGGTCGCCGAACGCATCCGGGCCGCCCTCCAGCAGCCCGGCGCCCCTGCGCTCGTGCTGCACGGCTCCGCCGAGGCGGTCGCCGCCCAGGCGCTGCGCCGTATCGGTGCCGAACCGGCCCCGGCGGCCGCCCCGACCGGCGCCCTCAGCGTGATCCTCAGCGGCCGCCCCGCCGGACTGCCGGCCGTGGCGCTCGCCTACGCCGAGGGCCGGCTGCTCGCCCGGAGCCGTACGGACCTGGCGCCGGGAGCTGTGCTGCCGGCCGCTCCCGCCCCCGACGGAGCAGCCGCGACGGCCCGCCGCTGA
- a CDS encoding TerD family protein, which yields MSMLKGSNVPVPVPAVRVELGWQTAPGTPDVDASALLLVSGKVRDDGDFVFYNQATHASGAVRHEGKRPAGGAMTDCLAVDLAAVEPAVDTVVLAASADGGSFGSVPGLHIRVLDAAGGAELARFDSQDAGTETAFVLGELYRRQGGWKFRAVGQGYATGLAGLATDFGISVEEPAAPPAPAPAASAPVAPAPPPAAPPAMAPPAMAPAPPMAPPPPAPAPPTGQPPAPAPPWPTGQPAAPVPPPPGQPAPAPAPVRLTKVTLTKDAPAVSLTKQGGTSGAMRVNLNWNAGSAGKRLGKKLGRKAMEAMGARGALLPSGELDLDLCALYQLTDGAAGVVHPLGNNFGALHAPPYIQLDGDDRTGGVAAGENMTINLDHQDRIKRILIFVTVYAGARSFEGLSATVTLQPQHGAPVDFTLDACTVPSNVCALAMITNTGSELVVQREARYLVPEPGVSPQRTVDHAYGWGLDWSPARK from the coding sequence ATGTCGATGCTCAAGGGCAGCAATGTTCCGGTTCCGGTCCCGGCGGTCCGGGTCGAACTGGGCTGGCAGACGGCCCCGGGGACACCGGACGTGGACGCCTCCGCCCTGCTGCTGGTGTCCGGAAAGGTCCGCGACGACGGCGACTTCGTCTTCTACAACCAGGCCACGCACGCCTCCGGGGCCGTACGCCACGAAGGCAAGCGCCCGGCCGGCGGCGCGATGACCGACTGCCTCGCGGTCGACCTGGCCGCCGTCGAACCCGCCGTCGACACGGTGGTGCTCGCCGCCTCCGCCGACGGCGGCAGCTTCGGCAGCGTCCCGGGGCTGCACATCCGGGTGCTGGACGCCGCGGGCGGCGCCGAACTCGCCCGCTTCGACAGCCAGGACGCCGGCACCGAGACCGCCTTCGTCCTCGGCGAGCTCTACCGGCGCCAGGGCGGCTGGAAGTTCCGTGCGGTGGGGCAGGGGTACGCCACCGGGCTGGCCGGCCTGGCCACCGACTTCGGCATCAGCGTCGAGGAACCGGCGGCGCCCCCGGCCCCGGCACCCGCCGCGTCCGCCCCCGTCGCCCCCGCTCCGCCGCCCGCCGCACCCCCGGCCATGGCGCCCCCGGCCATGGCTCCCGCGCCGCCGATGGCGCCGCCGCCCCCGGCTCCCGCGCCCCCCACGGGGCAGCCCCCGGCTCCCGCGCCCCCGTGGCCGACGGGGCAGCCGGCGGCGCCCGTGCCGCCCCCGCCGGGGCAGCCCGCGCCCGCCCCCGCGCCCGTGCGTCTGACCAAGGTCACCCTCACGAAGGACGCCCCGGCCGTCTCCCTGACGAAGCAGGGCGGCACCTCCGGCGCGATGCGGGTGAACCTCAACTGGAACGCCGGTTCGGCGGGCAAGCGGCTGGGCAAGAAGCTCGGCCGCAAGGCGATGGAGGCCATGGGTGCCCGCGGCGCGCTGCTGCCCTCCGGGGAGCTCGACCTCGACCTGTGCGCGCTCTACCAACTCACCGACGGCGCCGCGGGCGTGGTCCATCCGCTGGGCAACAACTTCGGCGCCCTGCACGCCCCGCCGTACATCCAGCTCGACGGCGACGACCGCACCGGCGGCGTCGCGGCCGGCGAGAACATGACCATCAACCTCGACCACCAGGACCGCATCAAGCGCATCCTGATCTTCGTCACGGTGTACGCCGGCGCCCGCAGCTTCGAGGGGCTGAGCGCGACCGTCACCCTCCAGCCCCAGCACGGCGCCCCGGTCGACTTCACCCTGGACGCCTGCACGGTGCCCTCCAACGTCTGCGCGCTGGCCATGATCACCAACACCGGCAGCGAACTCGTCGTCCAGCGCGAGGCCCGCTACCTCGTCCCCGAGCCCGGAGTCAGCCCGCAGCGCACCGTCGACCACGCCTACGGCTGGGGCCTGGACTGGTCCCCGGCCCGTAAGTGA
- a CDS encoding DeoR/GlpR family DNA-binding transcription regulator — translation MSDNQNLLAEQRRALILDEVRRRGGVRVNELTRKLNVSDMTVRRDLDALARQGLVEKVHGGAVPVSEPSAHEPGFEAKSGLELSAKEDIAKAAAEMAAPGSAIALAGGTTAFALAQQLLEVPDLTVVTNSVRVADVFYTAQRAAASGGTGSRAGAATVVLTGGVRTPSDTLVGPVADAAIRSLHFDVLFLGVHGISVEAGLSTPNLAEAETNRHFVRSARRVVVVADHTKWGTVGLSSFATLDEVDVLVTDAGIPAQTRAEFAELPPELVVAGEQPDDADI, via the coding sequence GTGAGCGACAACCAGAATCTCCTTGCGGAGCAGCGGCGTGCCCTGATTCTCGACGAGGTCAGACGGCGGGGCGGGGTGCGGGTCAATGAGCTGACCCGCAAGCTGAACGTGTCGGACATGACGGTCCGTCGCGATCTGGATGCGCTGGCCCGCCAGGGCCTGGTGGAGAAGGTGCACGGCGGCGCGGTGCCGGTCAGCGAGCCGAGTGCGCATGAGCCCGGTTTCGAGGCGAAGTCGGGGCTGGAGCTGAGCGCCAAGGAGGACATCGCCAAGGCGGCGGCCGAGATGGCGGCGCCGGGCAGCGCGATCGCGCTGGCGGGCGGTACGACCGCGTTCGCGCTGGCCCAGCAGCTGCTGGAGGTGCCGGATCTGACGGTGGTGACGAATTCGGTGCGGGTGGCGGATGTGTTCTACACCGCGCAGCGGGCGGCGGCCAGCGGCGGCACGGGATCGCGCGCGGGGGCCGCGACGGTGGTGCTGACGGGCGGGGTGCGTACGCCGTCGGACACTTTGGTGGGCCCGGTGGCGGACGCCGCGATCCGGTCGCTGCACTTCGATGTGCTGTTCCTCGGGGTGCACGGCATATCGGTCGAGGCGGGTCTGTCGACGCCGAATCTGGCGGAGGCGGAGACCAACCGGCATTTCGTGCGGTCCGCGCGCCGGGTGGTGGTGGTCGCCGACCACACCAAGTGGGGCACCGTCGGCCTGAGTTCGTTCGCCACGCTGGACGAGGTGGATGTGCTGGTGACGGATGCCGGGATTCCCGCGCAGACGCGTGCGGAGTTCGCGGAGCTGCCGCCGGAGCTGGTGGTGGCGGGCGAGCAGCCGGACGACGCAGACATCTGA
- a CDS encoding PLP-dependent cysteine synthase family protein: MTTAQQPQSRPDHEAAAEAPIPTVDVDRTDPDYRSWLKEAVRKVQADANRTADTHLLRFPLPERWGIDLYLKDESTHPTGSLKHRLARSLFLYGLCNGWIRPGKPVIEASSGSTAVSEAYFASLIGVPFIAVMPATTSREKTRLIEFHGGTCHLVQDPRTVYEVSARLAAESGGHYMDQFTYAERATDWRGNNNIAESIYQQLRLERYPEPAWIVATAGTGGTSATIARYVHYMQYDTRICVPDPENSCFFDGWRTGDAKTDCATASRIEGIGRPRMEPSFVPGAIDRMMKVPDAASIAAVRALETAIGRKAGGSTGTGLWSALKIVAEMVADGRKGSVVTLLCDPGDRYLDKYYSDAWLDAQGLDITPYARTLDEFLATGSWPA; encoded by the coding sequence GTGACCACCGCACAGCAGCCGCAGAGCCGGCCTGACCACGAGGCCGCGGCCGAAGCCCCGATACCGACCGTCGACGTCGACCGCACGGATCCGGACTACCGAAGCTGGCTCAAAGAGGCCGTGCGCAAGGTCCAGGCGGATGCCAACCGCACCGCCGACACCCACCTGCTGCGCTTCCCGCTGCCCGAGCGGTGGGGCATCGACCTCTACCTCAAGGACGAGTCGACGCACCCCACCGGCAGCCTCAAGCACCGGCTGGCCCGCTCGCTGTTCCTCTACGGGCTGTGCAATGGCTGGATCCGCCCCGGCAAGCCCGTCATCGAGGCCTCCAGCGGCTCCACGGCCGTCTCCGAGGCCTACTTCGCCTCCCTCATCGGGGTGCCGTTCATCGCGGTGATGCCGGCCACCACCAGCCGCGAGAAGACCCGCCTGATCGAGTTCCACGGCGGCACCTGCCATCTGGTGCAGGACCCGCGGACCGTCTACGAGGTCTCCGCCCGGCTCGCCGCCGAATCCGGCGGCCACTACATGGACCAGTTCACCTACGCGGAACGGGCCACCGACTGGCGCGGCAACAACAACATCGCCGAGTCGATCTACCAGCAGCTGCGGCTGGAGCGCTATCCCGAGCCCGCCTGGATCGTGGCCACCGCGGGTACCGGCGGCACCTCCGCGACCATCGCCCGCTATGTCCACTACATGCAGTACGACACCCGCATCTGCGTCCCCGACCCGGAGAACTCTTGCTTCTTCGACGGCTGGCGCACCGGCGACGCGAAGACGGACTGTGCCACCGCCTCCCGTATCGAGGGCATCGGGCGGCCCCGTATGGAACCGAGCTTCGTGCCCGGTGCGATAGACCGCATGATGAAGGTCCCGGACGCGGCCAGCATCGCGGCCGTACGCGCCCTGGAGACCGCGATAGGCCGCAAGGCGGGCGGGTCGACCGGCACCGGGCTGTGGAGCGCCCTGAAGATCGTCGCCGAGATGGTCGCCGACGGCCGTAAGGGATCCGTCGTCACCCTGCTGTGCGACCCCGGCGACCGCTACCTCGACAAGTACTACTCCGACGCCTGGCTGGACGCCCAGGGGCTGGACATCACGCCCTACGCGCGCACCCTTGACGAGTTCCTGGCCACCGGCTCCTGGCCGGCCTGA
- a CDS encoding glycosyltransferase, whose product MEWIGAGSLLAWVWLLLGQGFFWRTDVRLPDRRDPERWPSVGVVVPARDEAAVLPDSLPSLLGQKYPGRAEVFLVDDGSTDGTGALARRLAAARGGLPLTVSAPGEPEPGWTGKLWAVRHGMALARERVAPEYLLLTDADIAHEPDSLRELVAAARSAELDLVSQMARLRVVTFWERLIVPAFVYFFGQLYPFRWVNRPGARTAAAAGGCVLLRREAAERAGIPEAIRHAVIDDVTLARAVQRGGGRIWLGLADRVDSVRPYPRPGALWRMVSRSAYAQLRHRPLLLLGTVLGLALVYLVPPVALVAGLAGGGPVLAALGGAAWAVMSGTYLPMLRYYGQPLWAAPLLPFTALLYLLMTVDSAVQHYRGRGAAWKGRTYPAP is encoded by the coding sequence ATGGAGTGGATCGGTGCCGGGTCCCTGCTGGCCTGGGTGTGGCTGCTGCTGGGGCAGGGCTTCTTCTGGCGGACGGACGTACGGCTGCCGGACCGCCGGGATCCGGAGCGCTGGCCGTCGGTCGGTGTGGTGGTCCCGGCACGGGACGAGGCCGCGGTGCTGCCGGACAGCCTGCCGTCGCTGCTCGGGCAGAAGTACCCGGGCCGGGCGGAGGTGTTCCTGGTCGACGACGGCAGTACGGACGGGACCGGCGCGCTGGCCCGGCGCCTGGCGGCCGCGCGCGGCGGGCTGCCGCTGACGGTGTCCGCGCCCGGCGAGCCCGAGCCGGGGTGGACGGGGAAGCTGTGGGCCGTACGGCACGGGATGGCGCTGGCGCGCGAGCGCGTCGCGCCGGAGTATCTGCTGCTGACCGACGCGGATATCGCGCACGAGCCGGACAGTCTGCGGGAGTTGGTGGCGGCAGCCCGGTCGGCGGAGCTGGATCTGGTCTCCCAGATGGCGCGGCTGCGGGTGGTGACGTTCTGGGAGCGGCTGATCGTGCCGGCGTTCGTCTACTTCTTCGGGCAGCTCTACCCCTTCCGCTGGGTCAACCGGCCCGGGGCGCGGACCGCGGCCGCGGCCGGGGGCTGTGTGCTGCTGCGGCGGGAGGCCGCGGAGCGGGCGGGTATCCCGGAGGCGATCCGGCATGCGGTGATCGACGATGTGACGCTGGCGCGGGCGGTCCAGCGCGGCGGCGGGCGGATCTGGCTGGGGCTGGCGGACCGGGTGGACAGCGTGCGGCCGTATCCGCGGCCGGGCGCGCTGTGGCGGATGGTCTCGCGCAGCGCGTACGCCCAACTGCGGCACCGGCCCCTGCTGCTGCTCGGCACGGTGCTGGGCCTGGCGCTGGTCTATCTGGTGCCGCCCGTCGCGCTGGTGGCGGGACTGGCCGGCGGTGGGCCGGTGCTCGCGGCGCTGGGCGGGGCGGCCTGGGCGGTGATGAGCGGGACCTATCTGCCGATGCTGCGCTACTACGGACAGCCGCTGTGGGCGGCGCCGCTGCTGCCCTTCACCGCACTGCTCTATCTGCTGATGACGGTGGACTCGGCGGTGCAGCACTACCGGGGGCGCGGCGCGGCCTGGAAGGGCCGGACGTATCCGGCGCCCTGA
- a CDS encoding DUF6643 family protein — MTSPRSTYGGGYYASPSFPDTPIYDSLVAERGTPQIAPIRVNPSPYETGSSYLPALPSALPALPAAPSYPSPAQGYPGAAAQPVAPLQQTPAPYIPQQAGSRGYQSPPQQQPQRPPMGTGYEAMRPAAPVAPRPASPYDDPYGRQYPRGY; from the coding sequence ATGACCTCCCCCCGCTCTACCTACGGCGGCGGCTACTACGCTTCGCCTTCCTTCCCGGACACTCCGATCTACGACAGCCTCGTCGCAGAGCGCGGTACGCCGCAGATCGCCCCGATCCGGGTGAACCCCTCCCCTTATGAGACGGGTTCGTCCTATTTGCCGGCGCTGCCCTCGGCGCTTCCGGCCCTCCCGGCCGCGCCCTCCTACCCCTCGCCCGCGCAGGGTTACCCGGGAGCGGCCGCACAGCCGGTCGCCCCGCTCCAGCAGACGCCCGCGCCGTACATCCCGCAGCAGGCGGGCTCCCGCGGCTATCAGTCCCCGCCCCAGCAGCAGCCCCAGCGCCCGCCCATGGGCACGGGGTACGAGGCGATGCGTCCGGCCGCCCCGGTCGCGCCGCGCCCCGCCTCGCCCTACGACGACCCGTACGGCCGCCAGTACCCGCGCGGGTACTGA
- a CDS encoding ATP-binding protein: MVSSGPAEVPAEESGHRLLERRFTARLLPQLRLLVEECAAREGLGEPRRGEFVLAVDEIAGNAVEHAGGSGRLVLRRVGEELECRISDAGPGFSEEVIPELLPGLDGAPMGRGLWLARLVADRFAVTGGAPGTGLPGAVVTVAVRLR, from the coding sequence GTGGTGAGCTCCGGTCCGGCCGAGGTGCCGGCGGAGGAGTCCGGTCACCGGCTGCTGGAGCGGCGTTTCACCGCCCGGCTGCTGCCGCAACTGCGGCTGCTGGTCGAGGAGTGCGCGGCCCGGGAGGGGCTGGGTGAGCCACGGCGCGGCGAGTTCGTGCTGGCGGTGGACGAGATCGCGGGCAATGCCGTGGAACACGCGGGTGGCTCGGGGCGGCTGGTGCTGCGGCGGGTGGGCGAGGAGCTGGAGTGCCGGATCAGCGACGCCGGACCCGGGTTCAGCGAGGAGGTGATCCCCGAGCTGCTGCCCGGCCTGGACGGCGCGCCCATGGGGCGCGGGCTGTGGCTGGCGCGCCTGGTGGCGGACCGGTTCGCGGTGACGGGCGGGGCGCCGGGGACGGGCCTGCCGGGCGCCGTGGTGACGGTAGCCGTACGGCTGCGCTGA
- a CDS encoding right-handed parallel beta-helix repeat-containing protein, giving the protein MAQGSVQVTHSGTSRWRRRTGEYSSLAAALEAAGDGDVLTVPAGTYRENLVLARAVTLRGPDGARGSVRIAPSDGVALTVRASATVHDLHLEATDSAAPALLVEDGAPELAGLRVVTRSASGIEVRGGARPTVRRCTVDNAGGVGISVLDGAGGVFEECEVMAAGQAGVAVRGGAHPRLENCRIHHASGAGLSLHGEGSAVEAVGCELYEIKGAGIQVASRATGHFTDCTVHRTSADGVTLDTDAVLTLADCDIHDIPENAVDLRSRSVLTLTRSTVRHFGRNGLSVWDPGTRVDANQCEIHDSTGDYPAVWVSDGATAVLDSTRVHDVPDALFVLDRGSRADVVDCDIAQVRNTAVSVSDGATVQLDDCRIREAATGAWFRDHGSGGTLANCTIDGAQTGVIVTKGADPTIEGCTVSSPAEAGFYVSAEGRGTFQGCRVTGSSGFGFHVIDGCRTTLTRCRTERCARGGYEFAEGGAGQGDGPTVQDCTSDESRAVPTPAAGATAPAVQQLTQTAGLLGNVPAQGPPPAAPAPAAAEPAVSSRPSDEVLGELDTLVGLESVKREVRSLINMIEVGRRRQEAGLKAASVRRHLVFTGSPGTGKTTVARLYGEILAALAVLERGHLVEVSRVDLVGEHIGSTAIRTQEAFDRARGGVLFIDEAYALSPEDSGRDFGKEAIDTLVKLMEDHREAVVVIVAGYTAEMERFLAVNPGVASRFSRTITFGDYAPEELLRIVEQQGEEHEYRLAEGTGEALLKYFTALPKGPSFGNGRTARQTFEAMVERHAGRVAQLTDPSTDDLTLLYPDDLPELP; this is encoded by the coding sequence ATGGCACAGGGCTCGGTCCAGGTGACGCACTCCGGAACGTCCCGTTGGCGACGCCGTACAGGGGAGTACAGCTCGCTCGCCGCCGCCCTGGAGGCCGCCGGGGACGGTGATGTGCTGACCGTCCCGGCCGGTACCTACCGCGAGAATCTGGTGCTGGCGCGCGCGGTGACGCTGCGCGGCCCGGACGGCGCGCGCGGTTCGGTGCGGATCGCCCCGTCCGACGGGGTGGCGCTGACGGTACGCGCCTCGGCCACCGTCCACGATCTGCATCTGGAGGCGACGGATTCGGCCGCGCCCGCGCTGCTGGTGGAGGACGGCGCCCCGGAGCTGGCCGGGCTGCGGGTGGTGACCCGGTCCGCGTCCGGCATCGAGGTCCGCGGCGGCGCCCGCCCCACGGTGCGCCGCTGCACGGTCGACAACGCGGGCGGCGTGGGAATCAGCGTCCTGGACGGCGCCGGCGGCGTCTTCGAGGAGTGCGAGGTGATGGCCGCCGGGCAGGCCGGGGTGGCGGTGCGCGGCGGGGCCCACCCCCGGCTGGAGAACTGCCGGATCCACCACGCCTCGGGCGCCGGGCTGTCGCTGCACGGCGAGGGCAGCGCGGTCGAGGCGGTGGGCTGCGAGCTGTACGAGATCAAGGGCGCGGGCATCCAGGTCGCGTCGCGGGCCACCGGCCACTTCACCGACTGCACGGTCCACCGCACCTCCGCCGACGGCGTCACCCTGGACACCGACGCGGTGCTCACCCTCGCCGACTGCGATATCCACGACATCCCGGAGAACGCCGTCGACCTGCGGTCCCGTTCGGTGCTGACGCTGACCCGCAGCACGGTGCGGCACTTCGGACGCAACGGGCTGTCCGTCTGGGACCCGGGCACCCGCGTGGACGCCAACCAGTGCGAGATCCACGACAGTACGGGCGACTACCCGGCGGTGTGGGTGAGCGACGGCGCCACCGCCGTACTGGACTCGACCCGGGTGCACGATGTCCCGGACGCGCTGTTCGTCCTGGACCGGGGCTCCCGCGCCGATGTCGTCGACTGCGATATCGCACAGGTCCGCAACACCGCGGTGTCGGTGAGCGACGGGGCGACCGTGCAGCTGGACGACTGCCGGATCCGGGAGGCCGCGACGGGCGCCTGGTTCCGTGACCACGGCAGCGGCGGCACGCTCGCCAACTGCACCATCGACGGTGCGCAGACCGGCGTGATCGTCACCAAGGGCGCGGACCCCACCATCGAGGGCTGCACGGTCAGTTCACCGGCCGAGGCCGGGTTCTATGTCTCCGCGGAGGGCCGCGGCACCTTCCAGGGCTGCCGGGTCACCGGGAGTTCCGGCTTCGGCTTCCATGTGATCGACGGCTGCCGTACGACACTGACCCGGTGCCGTACGGAGCGGTGTGCCCGCGGCGGCTACGAGTTCGCCGAGGGCGGGGCCGGGCAGGGCGACGGGCCGACGGTCCAGGACTGCACCAGCGACGAGAGCCGTGCCGTACCGACACCTGCCGCCGGCGCGACGGCACCCGCGGTGCAGCAGCTGACCCAGACGGCCGGGCTGCTGGGCAACGTCCCGGCGCAGGGCCCGCCGCCGGCCGCGCCCGCGCCGGCGGCCGCGGAACCGGCCGTCAGCAGCCGGCCCTCCGACGAGGTGCTGGGCGAGCTGGACACCCTGGTGGGGCTGGAGAGCGTCAAGCGTGAGGTGCGCAGCCTGATCAACATGATCGAGGTGGGGCGCCGGCGCCAGGAGGCGGGGCTGAAGGCCGCGTCGGTGCGCCGCCATCTGGTCTTCACCGGCTCCCCCGGTACCGGCAAGACGACCGTGGCCCGGCTGTACGGCGAAATCCTGGCGGCCCTGGCGGTGTTGGAGCGCGGGCATCTGGTCGAGGTGTCCCGGGTGGACCTGGTGGGCGAGCACATCGGCTCGACGGCGATCCGTACCCAGGAGGCGTTCGACCGGGCGCGCGGCGGCGTGCTCTTCATCGACGAGGCGTATGCCCTCTCCCCCGAGGACTCCGGACGGGACTTCGGCAAGGAGGCCATCGACACCCTCGTGAAGCTGATGGAGGACCACCGGGAGGCAGTGGTGGTGATCGTGGCGGGCTACACCGCCGAGATGGAGCGCTTCCTGGCGGTCAACCCCGGTGTGGCGTCCCGCTTCTCACGGACCATCACCTTCGGCGACTACGCGCCCGAGGAGCTGCTGCGGATCGTCGAGCAGCAGGGCGAGGAGCATGAGTACCGCCTCGCCGAGGGGACCGGCGAGGCACTGCTGAAGTACTTCACCGCGCTCCCCAAGGGCCCCTCCTTCGGCAACGGCCGCACCGCACGGCAGACGTTCGAGGCGATGGTCGAGCGGCACGCGGGCCGGGTGGCGCAGCTGACCGACCCGAGCACCGACGACCTGACCCTCCTCTACCCGGACGACCTGCCCGAACTCCCCTGA
- a CDS encoding MOSC domain-containing protein, whose protein sequence is MPKPALQSIHLYPVKSIAGSGPGEAVVEPWGLAGDRRWLLVDAEGRQLTQRQQPTLALARAEGLPGGALGLTAPGREPLTVAVPGSGKTVPVEVWKDEVEAVPAGPEADGWFRGYLGVECRLVYLDAPEKRRPIAPAYSAPGDTVSFADGFPLLLTTTSSLDALNSLIAQGDHADEGPLPMNRFRPNVVVDGTAPWAEDDWRRIRIGEVEFEVAKPSARCVVTTTDQRTAERGKEPLRTLAHHRRFGDRLVFGQNLIPRGVGTIRIGDPFEILG, encoded by the coding sequence ATGCCGAAGCCTGCGCTCCAGTCGATCCATCTCTACCCGGTCAAATCCATTGCGGGGTCCGGTCCCGGCGAGGCGGTCGTGGAGCCGTGGGGGCTCGCCGGGGACCGACGCTGGCTGCTGGTGGACGCCGAGGGCAGGCAGCTCACCCAACGACAGCAGCCGACGCTGGCGTTGGCGCGCGCCGAGGGGCTGCCGGGCGGTGCCCTCGGGCTCACCGCGCCCGGGAGGGAGCCGCTGACGGTCGCGGTGCCCGGGTCCGGGAAGACGGTCCCGGTCGAGGTCTGGAAGGACGAGGTCGAGGCGGTGCCCGCGGGCCCGGAGGCGGACGGGTGGTTCCGCGGGTATCTGGGCGTCGAGTGCCGGCTGGTGTATCTCGACGCCCCGGAGAAGCGCCGGCCCATCGCCCCGGCGTACTCCGCGCCCGGCGACACGGTCAGCTTCGCCGACGGCTTCCCGCTGCTGCTGACCACCACCTCGTCGCTGGACGCCCTCAACTCGCTCATCGCGCAGGGCGACCACGCCGACGAGGGGCCGCTGCCCATGAACCGTTTCCGGCCCAATGTGGTCGTGGACGGCACCGCGCCCTGGGCGGAGGACGACTGGCGCCGGATCCGTATCGGCGAGGTGGAATTCGAGGTGGCCAAGCCCAGCGCACGCTGCGTGGTCACGACAACCGACCAGCGCACCGCCGAGCGCGGCAAGGAACCGCTGCGGACGCTCGCCCACCATCGCCGCTTCGGTGACCGGCTGGTCTTCGGCCAGAATCTGATACCTCGTGGGGTCGGCACGATCCGCATCGGCGACCCGTTCGAGATACTCGGCTGA
- a CDS encoding SRPBCC family protein: MARRLRPVELDFVESAPLRLVFAAEISAPPKAVYAALADDVAGWSRWFTGVARSAATQGGAGREVRLTGGTRFTETVLAAEPDAHYAYRVDTTNAPGLRALLEDWRLTPASGGTRLRWTFAADGPAPFRALLTLARPGLGHAFRQSARALDRRLTRS, translated from the coding sequence ATGGCACGCCGACTCCGCCCCGTAGAGCTCGACTTCGTCGAGTCCGCCCCATTGCGGCTGGTGTTCGCCGCGGAGATCAGCGCGCCACCGAAGGCGGTGTACGCGGCGCTGGCGGACGATGTGGCCGGCTGGTCGCGCTGGTTCACGGGCGTGGCGCGCTCGGCGGCGACGCAGGGCGGCGCGGGCCGGGAGGTGCGGCTGACCGGTGGCACCCGCTTCACCGAGACGGTCCTGGCGGCCGAGCCCGACGCCCACTACGCCTACCGCGTCGATACCACCAACGCCCCTGGTCTGCGGGCTCTGTTGGAGGACTGGCGGCTGACACCGGCGAGCGGTGGCACCCGGCTGCGGTGGACGTTCGCGGCGGACGGCCCGGCGCCGTTCCGCGCTCTGCTGACGCTGGCCCGGCCCGGTCTGGGTCACGCCTTCCGGCAGTCGGCGCGGGCCCTGGACCGCAGGCTCACCCGGTCCTGA